The genomic DNA TGTCGCGCAGCAGTGTGTGCACCGAGAGCCGCTCGTCGACGATGTGGCCGATACATTCGGTGTGTGTGCCGTTGCAATGCGGCATGAACGTGTACGACTCGACGTTGCAGCTCCCGCCCTCGCGCGTGTCGCCCACCATGGCGCCCGCGCGCAGCACCTCGGCGCGCGCGGGTGGCGCGCCGTATGCACCCGGCTGCGCGCCGCGGAAATCCAGCGGAATGGAAATGTGCAGGGGAGACCCGAGATCGGCGGCGCAGGCGGCACCGGCTATGGTGAACGAGATTATCATGGCCGCTGCACCGTGTGCTGCGCGCGATAGGGCGCGCCGTCGAGGCCGAGCCAGGCGAAGGCGTTGTCCGCCAGAAGCTTGTCCTTCACACGCGGAGGCATGTCGTCGATCGAGCGGATGAGCGCGCCGGGCTCCGCTTCGCCGAGGGGAAACGGATAATCGGACCCCAATATCACGTAATCTTCTCCGGCCAGTCGGACGAGATGTCGCAGCATGTCGGGATCGTGGACGAGCGAATCGAACCAGATCCGCCCGAGATACTCGCGCGGATTCACGGTGTTGTCGACCGCGCAGAGATCGGGCCTCACCCGGAAGCCGTGTTCTATGCGGCCGAGTGTCGCCGGAAAGGAGCCGCCGCCATGCGCGAAGGCCACGCGCAGCGCGGGCAGGCGTTCGAGCACACCGCCGAAAATCATCGAGCAGATCGCGAGCGATGTTTCGGCGGGCATGCCGACGAGCCACGGCAGCCAGTACCGCCGCATCCTGTCCTGACCCATCATGTCCCACGGATGGACAAAGACGGCCGCGCCAAGATCGGCCGCGGCTTCAAAGACGGGGAACAGCGCGGGATCGTCGAGATTCCACTCGTTCACGTGAGAGCCGATTTCTATGCCCGCCAGTCCGAGTTCGCGCACGCAGCGCTCGAGTTCGGCGATCGCGTGTGATGCCGATTGTAACGGCACGGTGCCGAGTCCGATGAAACGTCGAGGATGCTCGGCCACCACCGACGCGATGTGATCGTTCAACAGTTTCGAAAGATCGAGGGCGTCGTCGGGCCGCGCCCAGTAGCTGAACATCACCGGCACGGTCGACAACACCTGCACGTCCACCGCCGTTCGCGCGCAATCAACGAGCCGCGCGGCGGGATCCCATGAATTCGCCTCGATGGTGCGGAAGTGTTTTCCGTCGAGGAGCATGTGCGCGCAGCCCGGCCCGTGATGCTCGAGCTGCACGAAGCCGCCGTAGCCGTACCGGGCCTTGAGGTCGGGCCAGTCCGGCGGCAGTATGTGTGTGTGGACGTCGACGGTCATGAACCGACCGGCACGGGCGGCTGCAGCACTGTGCCGCAACTGCGGCAGGTGCGCAGCTCGACGGAAGAGTAGAATCGCTCCATGATGGGAGGGAATTGTGTCACAATGTTCTCGAGCGGAAAATATTCCTCGTACAACTTGGTGTTGCACGATTCACAGTACCAGTGGAAGCCGTCAAGTTCGCCCTCGAGCCGCTTGCGTTCAATCACCAGGCCTATCGTGCCGGGTCCGCGCTGCGGTGAATGCGGCACACGCGCGGGCAGCAGGAAAATCTCCCCCTCGCGTATCTGCACATCGCGCGGCGTCCCGTTGTCGATGATCTTCACCGTGATATCGCCTTCGAGCTGATAGAAGAATTCCTCGCCTTCGTTGTAGTGATAGTCCTTCCGGCTGTTGGGTCCGCCCACTACCATGACGATGAACTCGGC from Ignavibacteriota bacterium includes the following:
- a CDS encoding amidohydrolase, with translation MTVDVHTHILPPDWPDLKARYGYGGFVQLEHHGPGCAHMLLDGKHFRTIEANSWDPAARLVDCARTAVDVQVLSTVPVMFSYWARPDDALDLSKLLNDHIASVVAEHPRRFIGLGTVPLQSASHAIAELERCVRELGLAGIEIGSHVNEWNLDDPALFPVFEAAADLGAAVFVHPWDMMGQDRMRRYWLPWLVGMPAETSLAICSMIFGGVLERLPALRVAFAHGGGSFPATLGRIEHGFRVRPDLCAVDNTVNPREYLGRIWFDSLVHDPDMLRHLVRLAGEDYVILGSDYPFPLGEAEPGALIRSIDDMPPRVKDKLLADNAFAWLGLDGAPYRAQHTVQRP
- a CDS encoding 3-hydroxyanthranilate 3,4-dioxygenase, with the translated sequence MYSLNGIHFKQWIDEHRHLLKPPVGNITVFNNAEFIVMVVGGPNSRKDYHYNEGEEFFYQLEGDITVKIIDNGTPRDVQIREGEIFLLPARVPHSPQRGPGTIGLVIERKRLEGELDGFHWYCESCNTKLYEEYFPLENIVTQFPPIMERFYSSVELRTCRSCGTVLQPPVPVGS